GCCGGCCTGGAAGTCACCCAATTGGCTGATTTCGGAGTACAAATACAGACTCACGAACTGGCGGTGCCGGTTGTTCATCACCTTATCAAGGCTATCGAATCATGACGCTGAATAACCTGAAAGACATTAACGCGCCGTCGCGCACAACGCCCGAGACTCATCAACGCAACGCCGACAAACTGTCGCGGATACCGATCAAGGTCGAAAAGCCGGACATCCTGTTGCGCAAGCCGGACTGGATTCGCATCAAACTGCCTGCCGGCGAAAAAGTTAATCAAATCAAACAATCGCTACGGGAAAACCGCCTGCATACCGTCTGCGAGGAAGCGGCTTGCCCTAATCTGGGCGAGTGTTTCAGCCACGGCACCGCCACCTTCATGATCATGGGCGACCTGTGCACCCGGCGTTGTCCGTTTTGCGACGTCGCCCACGGCAAACCGCAAGCGCTGGATGCCGATGAGCCTGATAATCTGGCCCATACCATAGCGGCGATGGCCTTGAAATACGTGGTAGTCACCTCGGTCAACCGCGACGATTTACGCGACGGCGGGGCCGGGCACTTTGCGGCTTGTATTGCCGCGATCCGGCAGCAGTCCCCCAATACCACCATAGAGGTACTGACCCCGGATTTTCGCGGACGCATGGAAACGGCAT
This sequence is a window from Methylomonas methanica MC09. Protein-coding genes within it:
- the lipA gene encoding lipoyl synthase — encoded protein: MTLNNLKDINAPSRTTPETHQRNADKLSRIPIKVEKPDILLRKPDWIRIKLPAGEKVNQIKQSLRENRLHTVCEEAACPNLGECFSHGTATFMIMGDLCTRRCPFCDVAHGKPQALDADEPDNLAHTIAAMALKYVVVTSVNRDDLRDGGAGHFAACIAAIRQQSPNTTIEVLTPDFRGRMETALRILQQQPCDVFNHNLETVPRLYLEARPGADYQTSLQLLQRHKQLLPDVPTKSGLMLGIGETEHEVVQVLKDLLAHGCSMLTLGQYLQPSKEHLAVKAYIHPDQFKRYAQIARDLGFQQVASAPLVRSSYHADLQAAGVI